The Coffea arabica cultivar ET-39 chromosome 8e, Coffea Arabica ET-39 HiFi, whole genome shotgun sequence genome window below encodes:
- the LOC113703104 gene encoding uncharacterized protein isoform X3 has translation MSLKFLTPQTPIPLISLFLSFKGRFRVMKDGQIRRWKEGKRHNAHLKSKKARRRLRRPGTVPLAYAKVMKKLNFSG, from the exons ATGTCCCTCAAGTTCCTCACCCCTCAAACTCCAATCCCTCTCATCTCCCTCTTTCT GTCATTTAAGGGAAGATTTAGAGTTATGAAGGATGGGCAAATTAGGCGTTGGAAGGAAGGGAAGCGGCACAATGCACATTTAAAG TCTAAGAAAGCAAGGCGCAGGCTTAGACGTCCTGGTACTGTCCCATTGGCTTATGCAAAAGTGATGAAGAAGCTCA
- the LOC113703104 gene encoding uncharacterized protein isoform X2, which translates to MQRWCSKLRSLASALHYSAKPRNPTSISIRTLHISPNLLNKSTAQFPIFPSFKSLQNVPQVPHPSNSNPSHLPLSFFQVRHITAKQRKRKLKSRQPLTPITSKVKKIKMKCYSSFKGRFRVMKDGQIRRWKEGKRHNAHLKSYCNH; encoded by the exons ATGCAAAGATGGTGCTCAAAGCTCCGGTCACTGGCTTCGGCACTGCATTACTCAGCAAAGCCCCGAAATCCCACCTCAATTTCCATACGGACCCTCCACATTTCTCCTAATTTACTCAACAAATCCACTGCCCAATTTCCAATTTTTCCCAGCTTTAAGTCCCTTCAAAATGTCCCTCAAGTTCCTCACCCCTCAAACTCCAATCCCTCTCATCTCCCTCTTTCT TTTTTTCAAGTGAGGCATATTACTGCAaaacagaggaaaagaaagTTAAAGAGTAGGCAACCATTGACTCCAATCACTTCCAAAGTCAAGAAAATCAAAATGAAATGTTATTC GTCATTTAAGGGAAGATTTAGAGTTATGAAGGATGGGCAAATTAGGCGTTGGAAGGAAGGGAAGCGGCACAATGCACATTTAAAG
- the LOC113703104 gene encoding uncharacterized protein isoform X1 — translation MQRWCSKLRSLASALHYSAKPRNPTSISIRTLHISPNLLNKSTAQFPIFPSFKSLQNVPQVPHPSNSNPSHLPLSFFQVRHITAKQRKRKLKSRQPLTPITSKVKKIKMKCYSSFKGRFRVMKDGQIRRWKEGKRHNAHLKSKKARRRLRRPGTVPLAYAKVMKKLNFSG, via the exons ATGCAAAGATGGTGCTCAAAGCTCCGGTCACTGGCTTCGGCACTGCATTACTCAGCAAAGCCCCGAAATCCCACCTCAATTTCCATACGGACCCTCCACATTTCTCCTAATTTACTCAACAAATCCACTGCCCAATTTCCAATTTTTCCCAGCTTTAAGTCCCTTCAAAATGTCCCTCAAGTTCCTCACCCCTCAAACTCCAATCCCTCTCATCTCCCTCTTTCT TTTTTTCAAGTGAGGCATATTACTGCAaaacagaggaaaagaaagTTAAAGAGTAGGCAACCATTGACTCCAATCACTTCCAAAGTCAAGAAAATCAAAATGAAATGTTATTC GTCATTTAAGGGAAGATTTAGAGTTATGAAGGATGGGCAAATTAGGCGTTGGAAGGAAGGGAAGCGGCACAATGCACATTTAAAG TCTAAGAAAGCAAGGCGCAGGCTTAGACGTCCTGGTACTGTCCCATTGGCTTATGCAAAAGTGATGAAGAAGCTCA